The window GAACCTTGACCCGTCGCAGAGGCTTGTTGGCAAAGTTCAACAACTTTGTCGTCCACCAAACCGAGAATTGCAGCCATTGCGCCCTCACCCTGAGGAACGGCACTCTGCATTAATTTGCCCCGTAGATGAACCAGTTTTACCGCATCGGCCAATGTCATCGCTTCCGCAGCAACCAACGCGCTATATTCCCCTAAAGAGTGTCCTGCCAAGTATTTCGGTGTAATACCACCTAACTCTAACCATACACGCCATAAGGCAATACTGGCAGTCAATAACACAGGCTGAGTATTTTCAGTTTGATCTAAGCCTTCACCACTTTGAGCAATGTGCCAAAGATCAAAACCGAGTGCGTCAGATGCCTCAGCAAAAGTCTCTTGAACAACACTGAATTGCTCTGCAAGTTCAGCAAGCATACCTACTTTTTGTGAACCTTGACCTGGAAAAACAAATGCAGTTTTTGTTGCTTGAGCTGCCTGCTCAAGTCGTTTAGTCGACATATAAAAATCCTTAAATTAGTCTATCGCCAATTTGATCAACGTTCATGATTCTACATGAGAATGACAATAGACTCTTTAGCGATGCGGCAATTTAACATTGATTTAATCTTTTTATAATTGCGAAAAACAACAAAAAAGGGAGCTTTCGCTCCCATTTTTTCTATACTTTAAGCTAACGCTTAATGCATATGACTCAATTATTCAGCATCAGCTGCTTTAGCGAATAATTGACGACCACGGTAAATACCGTCTTTAGTCACGTGGTGACGACGGTGAGTTTCACCAGTAGTTTGGTCTACAGATAATGCATTCTCGGTTAAAGCGTCATGTGAACGGCGCATGTCACGGCGAGAGCGACTTTTACGGTTTTGCTGAACGGCCATGATGGCTCCTTACAAAGATCGAAAAAATGGATCAGAACAAATTCAGTTGTCTTAACTCAACATTATAACATAAATTATGAGTTAAGTTTACCCTTCAAGCTTGCCAAAACATCAAACGGATTATCCCGTTTTTCTTCGACAACATCCTGAATGGTAGGTCGATGTTTATGCTCACAAGCATCGTGCTTAGGAGATAAAGGCATCAACAATAACAGTTCATCTTCTAGCAATGCGAGCAAATCAATCGAAGCAGGCGTATCAAAATCACCTTTTTTCGAAGACTCACTTTCACCTAAAACGATGAAATCAGCATCCTCATCCAAGCGCTCTATCAGTGACTCATCATCGATTAAAGCCAAATGAAAATCTGAAACAAGTTCAGTTTCAACAGTATCCAAACAACGTTGGCATTCCATTGGAACCCTTGTATCAATATGTCCATCTAACCATACAATGCGATGATAGGCATCCATTGATAGCTTACAGTCTATGTTGATCAATTGATCATTAATTGATC is drawn from Acinetobacter suaedae and contains these coding sequences:
- the fabD gene encoding ACP S-malonyltransferase, producing MSTKRLEQAAQATKTAFVFPGQGSQKVGMLAELAEQFSVVQETFAEASDALGFDLWHIAQSGEGLDQTENTQPVLLTASIALWRVWLELGGITPKYLAGHSLGEYSALVAAEAMTLADAVKLVHLRGKLMQSAVPQGEGAMAAILGLVDDKVVELCQQASATGQGSVEAANYNAQGQVVIAGSAALVQQVMAEAKEQSGKAIALPVSVPSHCSLMKPAAEKFAEALEQTAIELPRLPVIQNVNAEIATDVAQLRQALTAQLYESVQWTKTMQHLQEQGIQYVVECGPGTVLSNLAKRLPNIEKAFAIDSKARMEDALNAVLVAEGKIA
- the rpmF gene encoding 50S ribosomal protein L32, producing MAVQQNRKSRSRRDMRRSHDALTENALSVDQTTGETHRRHHVTKDGIYRGRQLFAKAADAE
- a CDS encoding YceD family protein — protein: MSANTFPAQIEPFKWAEQGFTWSGTLPLSRFARIAREAVGSINDQLINIDCKLSMDAYHRIVWLDGHIDTRVPMECQRCLDTVETELVSDFHLALIDDESLIERLDEDADFIVLGESESSKKGDFDTPASIDLLALLEDELLLLMPLSPKHDACEHKHRPTIQDVVEEKRDNPFDVLASLKGKLNS